GCTCCCCAGGTTTCCGTTCTTGCTCCAGAGGATGGATGCGCAGCCCTCCGGGGAGATAACCGAATAGACGGCGTGCTCAAGCATGTAAAGGCGGTCCGAGACCCCCAGGGCCAGGGCTCCGCCGCTCCCCCCCTCGCCGATGACCACAGAGACGACGGGCGTACGCAGGCGGGACATCTCCATCAGATTGGTGGCGATGGCCTCGGCCTGCCCCCTCTCCTCGGCGCCCACGCCGGGGAAGGCCCCCGGGGTGTCGATGAAGGTGACCACGGGGATGCCGAAGCGCTCGGCCATCTTCATGAGCCTGAGGGCCTTGCGGTAACCTTCCGGGTGGGGCTGTCCGAAGTTCCGGGCGATGCGCTCCTTCACCCCGCGCCCCTTCTCGTGGCCCACCAGCATGATGGTCACGCCCCCGAGCTTTCCCAGGCCACCCACGACGGCGGGGTCGTCGGCGAACGTCCTGTCGCCGTGAAGCTCCACGAAGTCCTCCACCAGCATCCGCACGTAGTCCAGGGTGTGGGGCCGCTCGGGGTGGCGGGCTATCTGGGTCTTCTGCCACCGGGTGAGGGTGGAGAATATGGAGGAGCGGAGCTGTCCCGCCTTCTTCTCCAGCTTGCGTATTTCCGAGGCGATGTCGATGTCGCTCACGTCGGAGAGGCGCCGGAGCTCCTCTATCTTCATCTCCAGCTCCTCGATGGGTTTCTCGAAGTCCAGGTAATGTCCCATAGGGTTCTATTTTAAACTACCTTGAGGGTCCCTTTCCCGCAGACGTCCTCAACCCCCTCGATGAAGGCCTCATCGGCAAGCACGCCCCGGGAGGCCTGAATGGTGACCTCCGAGCCCCCGGCGCGGAGCCGGAGGTACAGGGGCACGTCCCCTGCCCTGGCCATGACCAGGTCGCGCAGGGCGGCCAGGTCGGGGGACGTGTCGTTGGTCCCGCTGAGGCGGATGAGCACCTTTCTGCCCGCGGCCTTCCGGGCGAGGAGGTCATCCAGGCGGGCCAGGTCCCTGGCCACAACCTTCATGCCCTTCTCCGACTTCTCCAGGGTGCCCGAGACGTACAGGGGGACGTCCTTCTCGATGAGGGGCCCGTGCTCCTTGTACAGGTCGGGGAAGACGATGGCCTCCGCCGCGGCCTCCTCGTCCTCCAGGGCCAGGGAGGCCATGAGGTCGCCCTTGCGCGTGCGTATTTTCCTCAGGCCCACCACGATGCCCGCCGCCTCCACCTCCTTGCCGTCGGGAGCGGCCAGCAGGCCGGAGACCCCCGGTATGCCCAGGGCGTCCAGGACGCGGGAGTACTTGGTCAGGGGGCTTCCGGTGACGTAGAAGCCCAGGGCGTCCTTCTCGTAGCGGAGAAGCTCGGTCTCCTCCAGGGCCTCCTCCTGTGGGGCATCCTCCGGTGCGTCGAAGAGGTCCAGGGACGGCGCGCCGCCGCCATTGGATTTCTCCAGTGCCCTGAGGGCGCGCCCGCGGCGCACGGTGAGCGGCGCCGAGCCATCGGCGCTTACGGTGTCGAAGGCCCCGGCCTTGATGAGGCTTTCGTTGACCTTCTTGTTCACCTTGCCCGGCCCCCCCATCCGGCGGAGGTAGTCCTCGACCGAGTGGAAGGGCCCCCCGTCGCCCCGCACCTGTAAAATCGCATCCACGGCGGCCCCTCCCACCCCCTTGACCGCGCCCAGCCCGAACCGGATGCTCTGGCCGTCCACGGTGAACTCCTTGCCCGAGAGGTTTATGTCCGGAGGCAGGATGTCCGTGCCCATGTGGCGGCACTCCTTGATGGACTTGACCACCTTGTCCGAGGAGTCCAGGTCCGCGCTCAGGGTGGCCGCCATGAAGTGCACCGGGAAGTGGGCCTTCAGATAGGCCGTCTGGTAGGCAATGTAGGCATAGGCCGCCGAGTGGGACTTGTTGAAGCCGTACTCGGCGAAGTAGGCCATGCGGTCGAAGAGAAGCTCCGCTTTCTTCCTCGGGATGCCCCTCTTCAGGGCGCCCTCGATGAACAGCTCCTTCTGTTTGGCCATGACGTCCATCTTCTTCTTGCCCATGGCCTTCCTCAGCACGTCGGCCTGCCCCATGGTGAAGCCCGCCAGCTCGCCCACGATGCTCATGACCTGCTCCTGATAGAGGATGACCCCGTAGGTCTCGGCCAGGATGCCTTCCAGCTCCGGCAGCTCGTACTCTATCTTCTTCTCGCCCTTCTTGCGGCGGATGAAGTCGTCTATCATCCCGCTTTTTATCGGCCCCGGCCTGTACAGGGCCACCAGGGCGATGAGGTCCTCGAAGCGGGAGGGCTGCATCTTGACCAGGATGTCCTTCATGCCGTCGCTCTCAAGCTGAAACACGCCCGTGGTCTGCCCCGTGCCCAGGAAGGCGAAGGTCTTCCCGTCGTCCAGGGGCATGTCCTCCAGGGAGAAGTCCCTGCCCTCGGCCTGTATGTACTCGGCCGTCTTCTGCACGATGGTCAGGGTCTTCAGGCCGAGGAAATCGAACTTGATGAGGCCGATGCTCTCGGCCGAGCCCATGTCGAACTGCGTGGTGACGGCCTCGTCCGAGGGGTTCTTGTACAGGGGGGTAAGCTCGGTCAGGGGCTCCGGGGAGATGACCACGCCGGCGGCATGGGTGGAGGCGTGCCGGGCCAGCCCCTCCAGGCGCATGGCGATGTCCAGTATCTCCCGGACCCTGTCGTCCTTCTCGTAGGCCTCCT
This genomic stretch from Nitrospirota bacterium harbors:
- the dnaE gene encoding DNA polymerase III subunit alpha, producing the protein MQYSDYVPLHVHSEYSLLDGAIRLSELVEAAAKFQMPAVAVTDHGNLFGAVQFYKRAVKAGVKPILGCEVYVAPGSRHDRSRNEDGEAAFHLVLLATDDAGYRNLVNLVSLAHLEGFYYKPRIDKALLREHGEGLIALSACMKGEIPYYLLQGQADRARELAREYRDILGPENFYLEIQHNGLKEQDALNGKLVELARDVQVPLVATSDCHYMHQSDAKAHEVLVCIQTGKTMSDPGRMRFEGAGLYFRSPEEMKRAFAELPQAVLNTRAIADRCDVQFTLGKPRLPRFAPPDGSGPASYMERLAREGLQRRFGGEAPAEYGARFEREMQVIRKMGYPSYFLIVADFIAYAKGRGIPVGPGRGSAAGSLVAWALGITEIDPIKYGLLFERFLNPERVSMPDIDVDFCKDRRGEVITYVSEKYGGDHVAQIITFGTMAARASIRDVARALDVPYAEADRLAKLVPEGVKMTLGQAMKLEPQLKEAYEKDDRVREILDIAMRLEGLARHASTHAAGVVISPEPLTELTPLYKNPSDEAVTTQFDMGSAESIGLIKFDFLGLKTLTIVQKTAEYIQAEGRDFSLEDMPLDDGKTFAFLGTGQTTGVFQLESDGMKDILVKMQPSRFEDLIALVALYRPGPIKSGMIDDFIRRKKGEKKIEYELPELEGILAETYGVILYQEQVMSIVGELAGFTMGQADVLRKAMGKKKMDVMAKQKELFIEGALKRGIPRKKAELLFDRMAYFAEYGFNKSHSAAYAYIAYQTAYLKAHFPVHFMAATLSADLDSSDKVVKSIKECRHMGTDILPPDINLSGKEFTVDGQSIRFGLGAVKGVGGAAVDAILQVRGDGGPFHSVEDYLRRMGGPGKVNKKVNESLIKAGAFDTVSADGSAPLTVRRGRALRALEKSNGGGAPSLDLFDAPEDAPQEEALEETELLRYEKDALGFYVTGSPLTKYSRVLDALGIPGVSGLLAAPDGKEVEAAGIVVGLRKIRTRKGDLMASLALEDEEAAAEAIVFPDLYKEHGPLIEKDVPLYVSGTLEKSEKGMKVVARDLARLDDLLARKAAGRKVLIRLSGTNDTSPDLAALRDLVMARAGDVPLYLRLRAGGSEVTIQASRGVLADEAFIEGVEDVCGKGTLKVV
- a CDS encoding acetyl-CoA carboxylase carboxyltransferase subunit alpha; the encoded protein is MGHYLDFEKPIEELEMKIEELRRLSDVSDIDIASEIRKLEKKAGQLRSSIFSTLTRWQKTQIARHPERPHTLDYVRMLVEDFVELHGDRTFADDPAVVGGLGKLGGVTIMLVGHEKGRGVKERIARNFGQPHPEGYRKALRLMKMAERFGIPVVTFIDTPGAFPGVGAEERGQAEAIATNLMEMSRLRTPVVSVVIGEGGSGGALALGVSDRLYMLEHAVYSVISPEGCASILWSKNGNLGSEDFSRAADALRLTSADLMELNIISGVVPEPLGGAHRDPEATGEGLKKTILDALAELREKDIETLVAERYRTLRRMGTFVEESEPRSPAPRGK